TAACCCGGAAGCAGAGGAACCCTATTGCATTGTGAGTGGATGTAGCGCTATAGACGGTTTGTATAGTGCGCTCACATATTCACATATAAGCTGGTTTGCCAACCGCCAATAAATCAGCAGAAGACGAAGAGGAGCTCAGACACTGTCTCAATGTTTACTATCAGACAATGGCTTCAAGCGACTAAGATGGAGAGTAAATAGCAGCGGGTTGTGTCAAAGCCGCCGCACCctcaggtttgtttgtttcttgtcttgGAACGGGAGACATGCGCTGGCGTGTTGTTTTACAATTGGCCGCCATCACCCTGTGTATCATCCAATATTAAGCACATCTCGCCGGCCAGTCTGCTCGACTCCTCAGAGACCGATCCTCCCGCACTCAGAGTATTGTCCATTATGTGTCACCTGCAGCTGAGGACTCTGGTCTTTGCAGCCTGGGTGCTGGGCTACGTCGTCTTCCTGCTCTCCATCCGGAGGATGTGGACGGGGAAGTACGTCCGCAGTCCGCTCGTCCGCTCGTTGTTTTCCAACATGGTGAGCGAGGGCGACGCGGCCGCCGCGGACACTGAAGAGGTACGAAAGATTGGCGATCGGCGGTGTGCGAAGCTGCATGGTCACACTCTGTTCCCCGATCGGACAGACTCATTTCATTCGGTACCTCCATGAAGACTAGAGACTAACATCTGTGTGCATTGTTCCAAATAACCGAGCTCATAGGTTAGACTTCCAGTATTTACAATGGGATTTGGCGCGAGGCTAATCATACCGGTGCAAATGTAGACAGGATCTGTTTTCTTCACTGTGGTTTCTTTGTACTTACCCTCTACGGGTTAGGGCTGTTTAGCCACTTTTGAAGTCGTCTTTTGTAAACCACATTTACCATGAGATCGAGTGCGATCTTTGATTTTTCAGCACAGCGTTGCCTTTATTACCAGAAATCATTTGTTCACCTCAACTATAAACATATTGAACCGAAAAATATCCAAAGGTAAAATCCCGtatttgtaagctataaaaaatgCATACTATCAAATGTACCTACAACTATCAAAATGTAAATTTTggttataaatatgaatatataatagTTACACTGATATAACATCAAGCAATATACAGAtgtttgagataaaaaaaaaagcaggtgTGGACAGCTgtgcaacttttcaaaatagtGTGAGTGCTCAGTTATACAAATAAGTACATCAATGTATTTGTATTCCCCGAGTGAGGGGAGTTCCCGAGTAATgcaaatataatatatagaaaGTAAAACGCTGTGTTCCAAGACGTCTTGAAGCAGCAACACTGATACTTATATCTAATATCTAACATCTTATCATCCTGACTGATAACGACTGCCTGATTTCTCTAGCCTATCTGGgtacatattaaataaaaagcGGAAATTCACAGACGGCATTGAATGGTTTCtttactttgttttcattttctctgaagtggTACCGGTGCTGTCCTGACCTCCTCGGAGAATCTCTGAGGCCCCTGTTTGTTCAGAGCCACCTGGACTCGGACACCAGGGCTTTTCTGAAGCAGAGTGTGGAGAAGTCTGGCTGGATGTTCACCCAGCTCTACCATTCCTTCGTATCGACGGTCCTCAGCCCTCTGGTCTCGCGCACCTCCATCAATGGGTGAGCAGTGCAGCCAAGTTTTTGCCCCTGTTTCATCCGTCAGTGTATCCTCATGCAgtgcttgttttctttctcaggtATCTGGGCCGTGgctccatgtttgtgttttccgcGTCGCAGCTCCAGCAGATACTCCGGATTGAGCCGGAGTGGAGGGCACAGAGGCTCCTGGACCTCGGAGCTGGGGATGGAGGCGTCACAGAGGTGATGGGGGCCCATTTCAACGAGGTCTATGCAACTGAGGTGTCACCACCAATGAGATGGcatcttcagaggaggaattaCAAGTGAGTGGGATGTTTgatttctctgttttgtttctctttcaaaTCTTGAGCCATATTAAGTTAGTTAGCTTGGCGCTCCGATCACAACATTAAAAGATGTTTTTGAAGAAGCAccagtaataatatatttattattgagATCTCTCCGGTTGTCTGATCTACATTTTAATTTGCTGTTCATGCAGTGTGCACAAAATGCAAACTCACAGCTACCTCCATGTTTACCCGTTGTCTTGATGTGCTGAATCATGTTGTATTTATCCCTCTTTTTTATAGAACCACACTTTTGTATACTATTATTAATTTCAGTTCCTCGGTTTAACAACTTTTATGTTGATGGTAAGATATTGTAAATGAAACTTTAGTTACTGCACATATGTTTCAGATAAACAGTGTAGCAGGATATCATTACTTCTTGCTGATTTAATTCCAGCAAAGATCTGGATGGATTTTAATTCATTAGTGAGTGAAAACTGCTTCAAATGATCTCAGACTTGATGACAAGAGCAGTCAGAGTACGATATAACTGTGTTTTTGTACTTTGCAAACTTCCTTTTTTATGTTGTCTCAGTAAATTtgaagtgatggacactgcacACTGGTAAAGTGGTTAGCACCTCAAATCAAGACGGTTCTTGGTTCAAACTCCAGTTTAGCTCAGAGTAGACTGAGAACATTTTGTGATTATAGTGACCAAAACTACCACGGTTATCAGTTTAGTTAAAAAAAGACGTTCAAAACGTAAATCAAGCAAAATATTTATtagaaatcaaaataatatggCAACACATAACCCTGTATCGAATGTGTGACATTAATTATACTTTCTCCAGTGTTTGCCTTTTATATATGAAGAACGCAGGAGTAGATTATCTTagatgcattcacaacaacagaacaaTCTCTGGAGTGTTCACTTGTGAGAAGTGTTCAAGCTGAAGGATGGATCGACATTCCACAGCACTAATTATATCAGCCCAACTGCAGAGTGATATCATACTGTCTGGGCTCAACTGCTTTGAATTATCATGTCCCCTAAGATTGGGAAGGCTGATATCATCATGATGATGTTGAGTATCACGATTAATCACaataacatttttgttttactgctgGAATCAGACAGAGAACACTTCTGACTACAAatgcctctctttctctctcatgtcCTGTCATGCTCAGAGTGCTGGATATAGACGAGTGGCAGCAGACTGGTTTCCACTATGAcgtcatcagctgtttgaaccTGCTGGACCGTTGCAACGATCCTATGTTTCTCCTGCGGGAGATCAAGCGATCGCTCGTTCCCAACACGGGGAGACTCATCCTGGCCGCGGTGCTTCCCTTCCAGCCCTATGTGGAAGTCGGTGAGTTGGGATTCAGTGCGTCATATTCCAGAAGAATATTGATAGAAATTGCAGTAGATATTAATTTACTTGCCTAGCATCAATTAAAAGACTTCCTTCTTTGCAGGAGGACAATGGCAGCGTCCCTCAGAACAcctcaaaataaaaggaaagacaTGGGAGGAGCAAGTGACCAGCATGTCGGATGAGGTGTTCAGTAGGGCGGGGTTTGAGGTGGAGGCGGTGACCCGGTTGCCATACCTATGTGAAGGGGACATGTACAACGATTACTACATGCTTGATGATGCAGTTTTTGTTCTCAAGGCCTCAGAGACGAGCGAAGAGGCTGCTCAGTGAAAAGCAAATCCACTGCTTAGCTGAGGCTCTTAACTTCATCTTGGATGGGTTTTAGTGCAATTTTCATAAGCTTCATTCGTACAACACGGTATTTCTGACTTGCTCAAACGGTGTGGGTCAGATGTGAAGCTCAGGTTCTGTAATTCCTACGTTTACCAGCCATCTTGTGTGACAGTGATACCTCTACCTttttaagcaaaaaaaaacaaaagtggcaATTGACCGCTATTGAGATGCCACAGAAGATGAAGTCTTCTAAGACATATCATCATGTTGTAGATGTGTATTCAATTGAAGTCTGTTATTTGTGGGAAGTGTTTACTGTTAGTGTTTTATCCTTCTGTATTAATACTTGGAAGAATCATTGCTGAATTAATTAACTGTCCATCTATTGCAAAGGACCAGTGTATGCACAAACATGGTGAATGGAGCACCTTGTGTTGAAATGcttcattttaaatttgatAGTAGTGATAACAGGTGTAATATGAGGCCTTCTTAAAGCGAGCCTGTGTAACTTGGAACAGCAGTTACTGCGGTCACAAGTGACAACGACTGAGTAATGCTTAGAGATGTATTAAGTTGTTTCTCTGGCCATTTGGTCTCCACCATCTCCTGAGAAACATATCTGGCTCTTAAGCTACTACTGTACTGTTTACCACATCGCTGCTAGATTGGTCTGTCTGTCATTTTAAGCTGAGATCAGCTCATTGCTGTGGCTGGAAAGGACTTTGTTTAGAGTAAATTTTTGGGCtggaaataaacaacaacagttcAAATATAGCAATTATGAACAACTTTCATATTAAATAAACTCATTGGACGCATTGCTTCTTTGTAAAATGCTGTTATGTgcaagtttcatggtaaaacATTGTGTAACGATAACATAAGTGGTAAAAAGCCATTAAGGCAAACACAGCAATATCTAACCACAGTACTCTAACATTTGCCAGCTTTAACTACCAGAACAACTATGGATGTCGCAGCTAATCTTTGAGTCTCAACCTTAAGCaaagatgtgtctgtgtttatgcaTCCGTTTTTTGTAAGAGAAAGATTTTGTTTCTTCCAAATAGTTACATGGTCTCGCTTTATATCAGTGTTGTTCACCTCGTATGTTACTGCACAGTGGACGATTTTGGAATGTGCCACAATTAATGCAACATTTGCATTGAGAGAgtgtgatatgatatgatatggtATGATGACAACTCAATAAAAACGATACATTTTATGATGCTTTTCTCAACTCTTGTTTTCTGTGTCACAGCGTGAACGTGAGGTGTCGTTCTTCAGAATAAATCTTTACAGAAGTCATAGAAGAATATCGTGAATAGTTAACAAACCCTAGTGCGCACACCACCACCAAGGTCCAGCAGTCTGTTGGTGAATCCACATTTATATGAACTAGAttattatttggatctgcactaaaTAACACACACTGGTATTTATCCTAGAAAAATGACtgattttttaatcaagatccatgaattattttcggAGAAATCAAGGGAAATTATGAAAAATCTAACAATGTTAAGGAAAATAAATCCTGCATCCGGCCCCTCGTGTGGATCCGGGTTGGGTGACACGTTTATAAGAATTATTATGACAAAAAATAGAATGAGGTTTGAGTCCACTTTCGTCACGTTTACAGTTTTGACTCAAAGGATCAATAATCTAATATCTGTCAATCATATTCAAGTCGATGTGAGGCTACAAATCTATGAACCATTgacttttcattcacacagaggTAAAGAACTTTTCCagatattttctgttgttttgtcagCTACAAGAAAATACTTTGACCATAAACCTCCCTGCAGCCTGTGAGCATCATGATTCAACACCAACTATGAAGCAGTTCCATGAACTCTTGTCTGTCTATAAACATCTGTATGAACCTCTGGAAAACACTCAGCTTCATCACTGCTTCAGCAGAAggataaaggtcaaaggtcggatGAGTCTGACATGAAATTCTGCAGAACTGATTTTAACTAACCCTTACAGGAAGTAAAGCTGTTGTTTAAAACAGTCCACGGTTACACAAATGATCCAATTACTGTGAATTAAACTGTGtattttgatgcagatccatgagcaggaaaacaaagtaaatgtaccTGGGTTCAGTAAATATGTGATCAGTCAGTTTCTCTTAAGAGAATAGAATTAAATCTGGGGAAAGTGCAGCTTTGGAGAATGAGTGTTTCTCAgttcaaataataattatatgaataaataatatacaggtattgagtattttttttatataaatgttggGTTTTATATCTaaaatatctatatctatacggaaaaaaaaagtcagtctGAAGTGAAGGTAAAGAAAGGGAGGGGGCAGGGGTAAGGGATGTGATGTTTGACAGGTCAGAGGGAGGGGATATTAGGATGAGTTCAAACTTTGAGGAGAAAACTAGAGAACCACCACCTCAttgttccttctctctttctttgcttctctatcttcttcatttctttcctctcaATCTTCTCCAActtctttctttcctgtttctcctgcttcttcttctccttcttcatgcTCTGCTTGTCATTCTTCAAGGCGACTTcctgaagagacagagacaatatGAGTTTCACTCATTCTAAACCTCAAACAAAACTACGATCCATAAGATTCAAATCACAATGAAATGATAGAACTTAATTGAAGCTCAATGTTCTCACAtatttcttcctcctgcttgttttctctcttgaGCGACAGCTCCTGCTCGATCAACGACTTCTCCTCCGACTTTctcatctgtttctgcagatccTCTCTTTTCTCGGAGCTGGCCCAATGTTGGAGGATGCTGAGCTCCAGCTTCTCTTCACAGGTCTCCAGCAGAGATTCAAATTTCTCTTTCTGCTCAATTTGGAATTACTCTGTCTCAACCAGCTCTTCCTCATCGTCATCTCTCCGAGCTCCTTCTCCAATTCCTTCTCTTTGGCCTTTGCAGACTCCACAAGTTGAGTCAAGGGGTTGAAGTCCATATGGCACTTCAACAGAAGTGAGGCAGGAGACTCCATCTGCTCAATACCtgtatattatttattcatatatttattattaacaaCAATTAAATggaacatatataatataattataataacaagtTTGTTTTGATCCATCAGATGATCTGAATCCAGATACAGGACACCAGGGATGCAGCTAATGAATCTGTCCATTTCCTTAATCATCTTGTCTAAGAAATGTAAGAAAGTAATAATACTATACAGTGAAATAGTGAATAAAAAGTCCCAGAGGTCAAGATaacatcttcaaatgtcttgttttgtctgaacaggagtttattttcatacaagacaaataaaagcatcaaatccaaacacaaaagaaacagaaacctGCAGATATTTGGTATTTTGCTCAAGACGGGACCGAGAAAAATGATTAGATTATAAAGGATATTTGCAGATTTCCTGTTGATCGACTGATCtgtgaatagatagatagatagatggatacctTATTAATCCCATGGAAAATTtaggtcatccagtagcttatacacttaaccgaaatacatacataaaacacatagTTGGAACATTGCAGATAGAACATGAATGTGTCTGACCCTATGGTATAGAATGCAATGaagtgattgtgtcagtgtctacAATGAAAGTGTTCTTGTCCTGCTGGAGTGTATAgtacaaacagatatatatatatataaataaacaaaata
The Pleuronectes platessa chromosome 21, fPlePla1.1, whole genome shotgun sequence DNA segment above includes these coding regions:
- the mettl9 gene encoding methyltransferase-like protein 9 isoform X1 codes for the protein MCHLQLRTLVFAAWVLGYVVFLLSIRRMWTGKYVRSPLVRSLFSNMVSEGDAAAADTEEVRKIGDRRCAKLHGHTLFPDRTDSFHSWYRCCPDLLGESLRPLFVQSHLDSDTRAFLKQSVEKSGWMFTQLYHSFVSTVLSPLVSRTSINGYLGRGSMFVFSASQLQQILRIEPEWRAQRLLDLGAGDGGVTEVMGAHFNEVYATEVSPPMRWHLQRRNYKVLDIDEWQQTGFHYDVISCLNLLDRCNDPMFLLREIKRSLVPNTGRLILAAVLPFQPYVEVGGQWQRPSEHLKIKGKTWEEQVTSMSDEVFSRAGFEVEAVTRLPYLCEGDMYNDYYMLDDAVFVLKASETSEEAAQ
- the mettl9 gene encoding methyltransferase-like protein 9 isoform X3; the encoded protein is MWTGKYVRSPLVRSLFSNMVSEGDAAAADTEEVRKIGDRRCAKLHGHTLFPDRTDSFHSWYRCCPDLLGESLRPLFVQSHLDSDTRAFLKQSVEKSGWMFTQLYHSFVSTVLSPLVSRTSINGYLGRGSMFVFSASQLQQILRIEPEWRAQRLLDLGAGDGGVTEVMGAHFNEVYATEVSPPMRWHLQRRNYKVLDIDEWQQTGFHYDVISCLNLLDRCNDPMFLLREIKRSLVPNTGRLILAAVLPFQPYVEVGGQWQRPSEHLKIKGKTWEEQVTSMSDEVFSRAGFEVEAVTRLPYLCEGDMYNDYYMLDDAVFVLKASETSEEAAQ
- the mettl9 gene encoding methyltransferase-like protein 9 isoform X2, with translation MCHLQLRTLVFAAWVLGYVVFLLSIRRMWTGKYVRSPLVRSLFSNMVSEGDAAAADTEEWYRCCPDLLGESLRPLFVQSHLDSDTRAFLKQSVEKSGWMFTQLYHSFVSTVLSPLVSRTSINGYLGRGSMFVFSASQLQQILRIEPEWRAQRLLDLGAGDGGVTEVMGAHFNEVYATEVSPPMRWHLQRRNYKVLDIDEWQQTGFHYDVISCLNLLDRCNDPMFLLREIKRSLVPNTGRLILAAVLPFQPYVEVGGQWQRPSEHLKIKGKTWEEQVTSMSDEVFSRAGFEVEAVTRLPYLCEGDMYNDYYMLDDAVFVLKASETSEEAAQ